The Arachidicoccus terrestris genome includes the window CAGGATTGGTTAAAAGGACTGCCCGGCGCCAGTTTTGCCAGATAATAATCCCTGGTAGCCGTGTATCCCAGCGCCGCTTTACTGCTGGAAAATTCGTTCCAGATGAGCATAACTTCTTCATTGGATTTCATCAAACCAAATCCTCCATACAGCAGGTCATTGAATCCGTCGAGCGTCTGCCCCAACTGCCAGTTCTCCCCTTGCATAAACACCCGGTTTATTTCCTTATAAAAAGAAGGAATATCTAGAATGTACTTCCCCTCGATGGTAATTTGCTTCATGGTTCCAAAGGTATCAAAATCCGCTTTAGTGCTCACCCGTGGCAGACAGCCGGCCAATTTCCTGCCAGGTCAACGCTCTGTTATAAATTGTCAATCCCGTGATCTTTCCTGTAAACCCGCCCAGTCTCCTTAAAGGAAATACAAGTGTTTCCACTTTTCGCATTTTGGTTTTATCCTTATCGTTATACTGGAGAAAATGATTATACAAACTATCCTGCGCCTTGCCGTCTATAAACAAAGCCGTCCCTTTATTGGTACCGGTGATTGTAATCTGAACCCATTTGTTTTCAGGGACACGGTAATTAAAACTCAGGTCATATCCTTCTCTGGAAAAGCCCAGATTTCCGGATTGTTGCTGATGTAGCAATACCTTCGCATGTTTTGAGCTAAATAGCGTTTCCGGGTCATTATTTTTCTTATTGTTGCTCGCCCGATACAGGTAAAAAGATACCGTATAATCATACCCAATCTCTTCAACGGGCAATTCCACATAAGCATTGGTATCCGGAAAACTCCAGACATTTTGTATGTGTGTCCCCGCCAAAACACCTTGCCGGTCCAGACGTGAGCGCCTGATTTTACGAACGCCTTTGAAAGCATTGTCTGTAACCTCCTCTAACCAATTTTCTTTCACCGGCTTCAAGGTATCCGGGCCGTCATACGCTCCCAGCCTGCCTCTTAAGTTTAGCCCGGGCCCTTCACCGATACCGCCGCGCAGCTGGTCAAAGGTTTTAAAATCAAGCCGCTTATCTTCCCCTCCCCACATTTTCTGACTGAGTATCTGTAATGCAGGAAAGACTCTGTCCGTCACGTCTTGAGCCGTAATGCCATTACCAACGATATCATTCCAAACAGCAAAAGCACCGCCGATGACGGAGGTGTCGCCTGCCTCAAAACGGACATTGCCCACCTGTGCAGGCGTCCACTTGTCATACAGATGCTTTACGTTCAGATAATCGTAATAATACCCTGCTGCCGGAACGATATACAGCCAGCCGTCCGGTGTGCTGATCTGCGGATAACCCAGTTTTTTCATGGCGCGAGGCTCGGCATACCCATTATACCAGGTATTCATCGTAACGCCTTTCACCCGTACCGGGGTCTTTCCTTCCGCCCAGGTTAACGCGCCCCATAACCTCACTTGTTTACCGTAATCCTGGACCCAACCAATGACCCGATCTGTAAAGCCACGGAACGCCTCCGCTTCTGCTTTGGCATATTCATCAGTGCCTATGTCAACGACAGGGCCGGTAAAGACAGGATCAGGTCCTTCCAGATATTCTTTGAAAATATGATGCACCACGGTATCGGTTAACGGATTATGTAGATCCAGATGGTCCATTCCATACTTTTTTGAGCCGGTTTCAGGGACGGCATGGGTAATAGAAAGGGCATGAGCCGGGACATCTATCTCAGGTACGATCAGTATCCCGTACCGGCGACCCAGGGCCTGCAGGTCCCTGAATTCCTGCTTGGTGTAATGTCCGTCTTTTGCTGTCAGACCGGGATAGCGATCATTTTCCAGCCTGAATGCTGCATACGTGCTGTCCCAGTTGTCTCCAAAATATTTTTTAAATCCATTATCGTTCAAATGAATCTGAAAATCATTCATCTTGTAATAAGACAGCAACTTGACGTAATTTTGTAAAAACGACATGGAAAAGAATTTACGGCCCACATCCAGCACGAGTCCCCTGACCGGATAGCTTGGATAGTCCGCTGCCAGCCCCCGGGCGATCGTAAGACTTTGATCTAATAATTGTAAAACTGTCCTTGTACCCCAGAACAGTCCCTTATAACCGGGGGCAGCGATACGCAGGTACTCTCCTACCTCCATCTGATATCCCTCTTTTCCCAATCTTGGCAATGCGTCAGACAATTCAAGATAGATATCGGCTCTGCCAGGATGGCCAATCTTTATGTCCAGCAATAACCCGGTTTGTTCCAGTATCTCCCTTTGCAGCTGGCTGGAAAGGCTGGCAAGGGACTCCTTTTGATGGGGAGGCAGCACAATTTTAGATTGAGCGCTTACGCTGAAATATCCCTGTCCACCCCTCCATTCTTTTAAGGCGGGTATCACAAACGGAGCCTTGTTGGCTCCGGCCATATCGCCCACTGCTGCAGGTACGGTTACGATCCGGGACAGGTCCAGGAAAAACCCCGGGTCTGTATCGGCCACCAATTGATAATAGACAGACACTTTCGTATCAGATACGGGTGCCAGTACATTCCCTTTTGCCGTGATAACGGGTAAATGATCTGTTCCCTTGAATACAAGGTGGTATCCCTCAGGGGTCTTTGGCAGGCGCAGCGGGATGCCGGCAGAACCAGCAGCGCCGATAGCAGCCGCTGCCGGTACTTCTATTGGACCGACACCGGCCAGCAGCGCCGCCGTATCTCTTTCAATGCCCTGTGCATAGGCACTGCTAATACTACAGGTTATGGATAAAAAACAGCCTACTAAGGTTCGGTATGTCACACTGCGCAAAATCATGGGCTTCTGATGGAAAGGTTTGACTCGTAAAAAATTGGCCGTTAAAATACAGAAAGTATCCGAATATCTGCCGCGCAACCGTTTGCCTCCAGTGGCAACCTCAGCCTGTTTCTTTATGCCTGATATTAAAAAATATGAAACATAGTTGCATTTACAAAGTAAATCACTATCTTTGCCGGTGGAAGCAAGTATACAGTTATTGAGGACCGGACAAAATATAAACACATGTCAGACATAAAGAATATCCATTCAACAGAAGTAATGA containing:
- a CDS encoding family 20 glycosylhydrolase, with protein sequence MILRSVTYRTLVGCFLSITCSISSAYAQGIERDTAALLAGVGPIEVPAAAAIGAAGSAGIPLRLPKTPEGYHLVFKGTDHLPVITAKGNVLAPVSDTKVSVYYQLVADTDPGFFLDLSRIVTVPAAVGDMAGANKAPFVIPALKEWRGGQGYFSVSAQSKIVLPPHQKESLASLSSQLQREILEQTGLLLDIKIGHPGRADIYLELSDALPRLGKEGYQMEVGEYLRIAAPGYKGLFWGTRTVLQLLDQSLTIARGLAADYPSYPVRGLVLDVGRKFFSMSFLQNYVKLLSYYKMNDFQIHLNDNGFKKYFGDNWDSTYAAFRLENDRYPGLTAKDGHYTKQEFRDLQALGRRYGILIVPEIDVPAHALSITHAVPETGSKKYGMDHLDLHNPLTDTVVHHIFKEYLEGPDPVFTGPVVDIGTDEYAKAEAEAFRGFTDRVIGWVQDYGKQVRLWGALTWAEGKTPVRVKGVTMNTWYNGYAEPRAMKKLGYPQISTPDGWLYIVPAAGYYYDYLNVKHLYDKWTPAQVGNVRFEAGDTSVIGGAFAVWNDIVGNGITAQDVTDRVFPALQILSQKMWGGEDKRLDFKTFDQLRGGIGEGPGLNLRGRLGAYDGPDTLKPVKENWLEEVTDNAFKGVRKIRRSRLDRQGVLAGTHIQNVWSFPDTNAYVELPVEEIGYDYTVSFYLYRASNNKKNNDPETLFSSKHAKVLLHQQQSGNLGFSREGYDLSFNYRVPENKWVQITITGTNKGTALFIDGKAQDSLYNHFLQYNDKDKTKMRKVETLVFPLRRLGGFTGKITGLTIYNRALTWQEIGRLSATGEH